The following are from one region of the Takifugu rubripes chromosome 16, fTakRub1.2, whole genome shotgun sequence genome:
- the LOC105417567 gene encoding uncharacterized protein — MYSSSSYFHDGCTSDYLSSFQTDCLTSNLNFLDASVSLYEGSEKQKCLPERDYCSPTDVISSSVCSSRPEFCPSRDAGPLLTKPDPSSGCGSSVGDWFLNSRREAKRARVENIIKGMSSTTGLSESMLGNKEVQALPEGCRSDRDSSVTSQRDACTDLHGEFDHSACATHDGWKRLLSATRAKSDRIELMTDVLKCELSRAIGRSIDSIFKSAPPLQTSPPDQGSLQAPVCSRGRQSRHAEDVQTEALSLVVPRAAQETTSDLSLQCGTRDAGPPLSESNLKKKAHQSAQGRPKVSSRSLRSLLVDPPPRPLIKMESDATANNYLYRLNEGLTTNHLKKAKLMFFYTRYPSSQVLKACFHDVQLTRCVTSQLIKWFSNFREFYYIQMEKSARQAVAQGVTDVRSLAVERESGLFRALNTHYNKANDFQVPQRFLEVAAITLREFYSAISTGEDRDPSWKKAIYKVICKLDGDVPAEFKHQHSG; from the exons ATGTATTCCTCCAGCAGCTACTTCCATGACGGCTGCACCTCAGATTACCTTTCCTCTTTTCAGACAGACTGTCTGACATCTAACTTAAACTTTCTGGACGCTTCTGTGAGTTTATATGAAGGCAGCGAAAAGCAAAAATGTCTACCTGAGAGAGACTACTGCAGCCCCACTGATGTTATTTCAAGCTCTGTCTGTTCCAGCCGTCCAGAGTTCTGTCCCTCCAGAGACGCAGGACCGTTACTCACAAAACCAGATCCGTCTTCTGGATGCGGTTCCTCCGTTGGTGACTGGTTTCTGAACAGTCGGCGTGAAGCCAAGCGCGCCAGAGTAGAAAATATAATTAAAGGAATGAGCAGCACCACTGGTCTGTCagagagcatgctgggaaataaaGAGGTCCAAGCCCTTCCTGAAGGCTGCAGATCTGATCGCGACTCCTCAGTGACATCCCAAAGAGATGCCTGCACAGATTTGCACGGTGAGTTTGACCACAGCGCGTGTGCGACGCACGACGGATGGAAGAGGCTTTTGAGCGCCACCCGAGCCAAATCTGACAGGATTGAGCTGATGACAGACGTCCTGAAGTGTGAGCTTTCCAGAGCCATCGGCAGGAGCATCGACTCCATATTCAAGAGCGCGCCGCCGCTGCAAACATCACCGCCCGACCAAGGTTCCCTCCAGGCTCCGGTGTGCAGCAGAGGACGCCAGTCACGTCACGCTGAGGACGTTCAAACTGAAGCGCTGTCGCTGGTGGTGCCGAGAGCTGCACAGGAAACCACTTCAGACCTCAGCCTTCAGTGTGGAACCAGAGATGCCGGACCTCCACTCTCTGAGTCCAATCTGAAGAAGAAAGCCCATCAAAGCGCCCAGGGGAGACCCAAGGTGAGCTCCAGATCTCTCAGAAGCCTGCTGGTGGATCCGCCGCCTCGTCCTCTCATCAAGATGGAGTCTGACGCCACAGCCAATAATTACCTCTACAGGCTGAAC GAGGGCCTGACCACCAACCATCTGAAGAAAGCAAAGCTGATGTTCTTCTACACTCGCTACCCGAGCTCACAGGTGCTGAAAGCCTGCTTTCACGACGTGCAG CTGACCAGATGCGTCACCTCTCAGCTCATCAAGTGGTTCAGCAACTTCAGGGAGTTTTACTACATCCAGATGGAGAAGTCTGCCCGTCAGGCTGTGGCTCAGGGGGTGACGGACGTGAGGAGCCTGGCTGTGGAGAGAGAGTCAGGACTGTTCAGAGCGCTGAACACGCACTACAACAAGGCCAATGACTTCCAG GTACCTCAGCGCTTCCTGGAAGTTGCTGCGATCACACTGAGAGAATTCTACAGCGCCATTTCAACGGGCGAGGATCGCGATCCCTCGTGGAAGAAAGCGATCTACAAGGTGATCTGCAAACTGGACGGTGACGTACCGGCTGAGTTCAAACATCAGCACTCGGGGTGA
- the LOC101067946 gene encoding dihydrolipoyllysine-residue succinyltransferase component of 2-oxoglutarate dehydrogenase complex, mitochondrial yields MLLRTKHVYQYVGRSLSAVTQANNVLTRQSASGSSVCRRLIFRTSRPGERASSLNSFHVRYFRTSVVHRDDLVTVKTPAFAESVTEGDVRWEKAVGDSVTEDEVVCEIETDKTSVQVPSPAAGVIEELLVPDGGKVEGGTPLFKLRKGAAAEAAPSSVTEPVTAAPPPPPPPPVSAPTAMPSVPPVPTQAVQAKPVPAPTVPEPSTLGGRGESRVKMSRMRLRIAQRLKEAQNTCAMLTTFNEVDMSNVQEMRTLHKDAFLKKHSIKLGFMSAFVKAAAHALTDQPAVNAVIDGATNEIVYRDYVDISVAVATPKGLVVPVIRNVETMNFADIERTINALGEKARNNELAVEDMDGGTFTISNGGVFGSLFGTPIINPPQSAILGMHGIFQRPVAVDGKAEIRPMMYVALTYDHRLVDGREAVTFLRKIKAAVEDPRALLLDM; encoded by the exons ATGTTATTGCGGACTAAACACGTGTACCAGTATGTTGGCCGCTCGCTGTCAGCGGTGACTCAG GCCAATAATGTGCTGACAAGACAAAGTGCATCAG GCTCATCCGTCTGCAGGCGGCTGATATTCCGGACGTCTCGGCC AGGTGAACGTGCGTCTTCGCTGAATTCCTTCCATGTCAGATACTTCAGGACGTCGGTTGTCCACA GGGACGATTTAGTCACGGTCAAGACTCCGGCATTTGCGGAATCGGTCACAGAGGGGGACGTGAGGTGGGAGAAAG CCGTGGGCGACTCGGTGACTGAAGATGAAGTTGTGTGTGAAATTGAGACGGACAAG ACCTCAGTTCAGGTCccttctccagctgctggggTCAtcgaggagctgctggtgcccGATGGAGGGAAAGTAGAAGGAGGGACGCCGCTGTTCAAACTGCGCAAAGGAG CTGCTGCCGAGGCTGCTCCTTCCTCAGTCACAGAACCGGTGACtgcagcccctcctcctcctcctcctcctcctgtttcagCCCCCACTGCTATGCCTTCAGTGCCCCCAGTGCCGACACAGGCTGTCCAGGCCAAACCAG TTCCTGCTCCCACTGTTCCTGAACCATCAACACTGGGAGGCAGAGGCGAAAGCAGG gtgaagaTGAGCCGCATGAGGCTGAGGATCGCCCAAAGGCTGAAGGAGGCTCAGAACACCTGCGCCATGTTGACCACGTTCAACGAAGTGGACATGAG CAACGTCCAGGAGATGAGGACGCTGCATAAAGACGCCTTCTTAAAGAAGCACAGCATCAAACTGGGGTTCATGTCTGCGTTCGTGAAGGCGGCGGCGCACGCGCTGACCGACCAGCCCGCTGTCAACGCCG TCATCGACGGCGCGACCAACGAGATCGTCTACAGAGATTACGTGGACATCAGTGTTGCCGTGGCAACTCCGAAG GGGCTCGTCGTGCCGGTGATCCGCAACGTTGAGACGATGAACTTTGCCGACATCGAGAGGACCATCAACGCCCTGGGGGAAAAG GCGCGTAACAACGAGCTGGCCGTGGAGGACATGGACGGAGGCACGTTCACCATCAGCAACGGCGGCGTCTTTGGCTCCTTATTTGGCACGCCGATCATCAACCCCCCACAGTCCGCCATCCTGGGCATGCACGGCATTTTCCAGCGCCCGGTGGCCGTCGACGGCAAG GCGGAGATCCGGCCGATGATGTACGTGGCCCTGACGTACGACCATCGCCTGGTGGACGGCAGGGAGGCCGTCACCTTCCTGCGCAAGATCAAAGCAGCGGTGGAAGATCCCAgagcgctgctgctggacatgTGA